GGACCCTTCACGACGTTGAACTGCACCGCCTGACCTTCCTGAAGGCTGCGGAAACCCGCTGCCTGGATGGCCGAGAAATGCACGAAAACGTCCTCACCGTTGGGG
This window of the Terriglobales bacterium genome carries:
- a CDS encoding cold-shock protein, giving the protein MEQGTVKWFNDAKGYGFISRPNGEDVFVHFSAIQAAGFRSLQEGQAVQFNVVKGPKGWQAENVQPI